One window of the Granulicella arctica genome contains the following:
- a CDS encoding GGDEF domain-containing protein: MLTRSRQFRMLVAAAGGFILLHWLCILLFPAHAALVSYPFVVGAPLLAFVGCSRHFRSGASSARIAWSLTGLSLLLWASGIIILSFEELSLHVSPEIASFADFDIAIFGVPILLAISTPSRRDGGRLFVWLDGIQACMTAYLIYVAFFSVSPFTHKQVQPISARRLVLIYTLESLLLAGGATLRFIAHRKDGAMAYFYKVLSTYLWLYVVAVSLLNYAYITRNGLTGFFDLWTDLAFFYLGIAAFTKSPESSEDEVSFDRRPLVMFVDNVSPTIFTAALFSLCFAVVRTHQHIGIGSLILGFAIYCIRATSLQSRFIRTQQELLQTQQHLEEISLTDSLTGLSNRRCFDRTFEDEWDRAVRTRQPLALLMIDVDHFKRLNDRHGHLYGDGCLRKIAQAMRDELPRSGDMLARYGGEEFVILLPTTGIQGAAAVSRKMQAAVDALKIENESAVGPFATISIGVAVMEFPTSGTLLDLIGGADSALYRAKENGRNRVEYDSLEGCHGAIKVQEQQFLS; the protein is encoded by the coding sequence ATGCTGACACGATCAAGACAGTTCAGGATGTTGGTTGCTGCCGCCGGCGGGTTCATCCTCCTGCATTGGCTCTGTATCCTGCTGTTTCCGGCTCACGCAGCGCTTGTTTCGTATCCATTCGTCGTCGGGGCACCGCTGCTGGCGTTTGTCGGGTGCAGCAGACATTTTCGCTCTGGAGCATCGAGCGCGCGGATTGCCTGGTCACTAACCGGGCTGAGCCTCCTTCTCTGGGCTTCCGGAATCATCATCCTCTCGTTTGAGGAACTCTCTCTCCATGTCTCCCCGGAGATAGCCTCGTTTGCCGACTTCGATATCGCGATCTTTGGCGTGCCGATCCTTCTGGCTATCTCGACACCAAGTCGCCGCGATGGCGGCCGTCTGTTTGTCTGGCTCGACGGCATTCAAGCCTGCATGACGGCCTACCTAATCTACGTAGCCTTCTTCTCTGTATCGCCCTTTACTCACAAACAGGTACAGCCTATCAGCGCACGCCGTCTGGTGCTGATCTACACGCTCGAATCCCTGTTGCTGGCCGGAGGCGCAACGCTGCGGTTCATTGCCCATCGCAAAGACGGCGCCATGGCTTACTTCTACAAAGTGCTCTCGACCTACCTGTGGCTTTACGTCGTTGCGGTAAGTCTGTTGAACTACGCCTACATAACAAGGAATGGATTGACCGGATTTTTCGATCTGTGGACAGACTTGGCGTTTTTTTACCTCGGGATTGCGGCCTTTACGAAGTCACCAGAGTCTTCCGAGGATGAGGTTTCGTTCGACCGGCGTCCGCTTGTCATGTTCGTCGACAACGTCAGCCCGACCATCTTTACGGCAGCGTTGTTCAGTCTCTGTTTTGCGGTCGTGCGCACTCATCAGCATATTGGCATCGGCTCGCTTATTCTCGGGTTTGCGATCTACTGTATACGGGCGACCTCATTGCAGAGCCGTTTTATTCGCACGCAACAGGAGCTTCTGCAGACGCAGCAGCACCTCGAGGAGATCTCGCTGACAGACAGCCTCACGGGTCTGTCGAACCGGCGCTGTTTTGACCGGACTTTTGAAGATGAGTGGGACCGGGCAGTACGAACGCGACAGCCGCTCGCGCTGTTGATGATCGATGTGGACCACTTCAAGCGTCTCAACGATCGCCACGGCCATCTTTATGGGGATGGGTGCCTCAGGAAGATTGCGCAAGCGATGCGCGACGAACTGCCTCGCAGTGGCGACATGCTCGCCCGATACGGCGGAGAGGAGTTTGTCATTCTGCTGCCGACGACCGGCATACAGGGGGCGGCAGCTGTTTCGAGAAAGATGCAGGCGGCGGTCGACGCGCTGAAGATCGAGAACGAGTCGGCGGTGGGACCATTTGCGACGATCAGTATCGGCGTGGCGGTGATGGAGTTTCCGACCTCTGGCACCTTGCTCGATCTGATCGGCGGGGCAGATAGTGCCCTCTATCGAGCCAAGGAGAATGGTCGTAACCGCGTCGAATACGATTCGCTAGAAGGATGCCATGGGGCGATCAAGGTGCAGGAGCAACAATTTCTTAGCTGA
- a CDS encoding TetR/AcrR family transcriptional regulator translates to MSTTAPGNEKYQRILDAAVEVIAENGYFNSPVSAIAARAGVADGTIYLYFRSKDDVLRAAIDANFNRFHQRVVERFETLDDPRAQLEYIAELHLESGSTNRSMAILMQTEVRQSAKFIAEFSHHHLVKYIQVVREVVRRGQAQGLIRKDVSDGIVAHCMFGAIDELLSSAVFTGRVYDAKTTAVQVLDVLLNGITSGRSPE, encoded by the coding sequence GTGTCGACGACCGCTCCGGGGAACGAGAAGTATCAACGAATTCTTGATGCAGCGGTTGAGGTGATCGCGGAAAATGGCTACTTCAACTCGCCGGTGAGTGCAATTGCGGCACGGGCTGGCGTGGCCGATGGCACGATCTATCTCTACTTCAGGAGCAAGGACGACGTGCTACGGGCGGCTATCGATGCGAACTTCAACCGGTTTCATCAACGAGTGGTGGAGCGGTTTGAGACGCTTGATGATCCGCGAGCACAGCTTGAATACATAGCGGAACTGCACCTGGAGAGCGGATCGACCAACCGGAGTATGGCGATCCTGATGCAGACGGAGGTTCGGCAATCGGCGAAATTTATCGCCGAGTTCTCGCATCATCATCTTGTGAAGTACATCCAGGTGGTGCGCGAGGTGGTGCGGCGGGGGCAGGCGCAGGGTCTGATTCGGAAGGATGTTTCGGATGGAATTGTGGCGCACTGCATGTTCGGGGCGATCGATGAGCTGCTGAGTTCTGCGGTATTCACCGGGCGCGTCTATGATGCGAAGACAACCGCGGTGCAGGTTCTCGATGTGCTGCTGAACGGGATTACGTCAGGCCGCAGTCCGGAATGA
- the bla gene encoding class A beta-lactamase: MITRRNFLTTGTAAAVGTIALSHTARAEAPQRFRDLPASLAQLEKVNSGRLGVAIFDTGSGERTGHRSEERFAMCSTFKMMLATAVLQRVDAKQEHLDRDVDIPAKPLVNYSPLTEPHAGGQMTVAELCHAALTRSDNTAANLLLATIGGPEGFTHFARSIGDPITRLDRTETTLNEARPGDPRDTTSPTKMADNMQKILLGNVLSPVTRARLTQWMIENETGKERLRANLPSDWRAADKTGSNGETTSNDIAILWPPNQAPIIITAYLTECAGPEAKRGAVLAEVARLVRAALQTV; this comes from the coding sequence ATGATTACGCGAAGAAACTTCCTCACGACCGGCACCGCAGCCGCAGTCGGTACCATCGCCCTCTCGCATACCGCTCGTGCTGAAGCGCCTCAACGCTTCCGCGACCTTCCTGCATCGCTCGCACAACTTGAGAAGGTCAACAGCGGACGCCTTGGCGTCGCCATCTTCGACACTGGATCAGGCGAACGCACCGGCCACCGATCCGAAGAGCGCTTCGCCATGTGCAGCACCTTCAAGATGATGCTTGCAACAGCCGTCCTCCAGCGCGTCGACGCGAAACAGGAGCACCTTGACCGGGACGTCGACATCCCCGCTAAGCCGCTGGTCAACTACTCGCCCCTTACGGAGCCGCATGCAGGCGGGCAGATGACCGTCGCCGAACTCTGCCATGCGGCTTTGACCCGCAGCGACAACACCGCAGCCAACCTGCTGCTCGCCACCATCGGCGGCCCTGAGGGCTTCACCCACTTTGCCCGCTCCATCGGCGATCCCATCACACGCCTCGACCGCACGGAGACGACCCTCAACGAAGCGCGTCCGGGCGATCCACGTGACACGACCTCTCCCACGAAGATGGCCGACAACATGCAAAAGATTCTTCTCGGCAACGTCCTCTCGCCAGTCACGCGCGCCAGGCTTACCCAATGGATGATTGAAAACGAGACCGGCAAAGAACGCCTCCGCGCTAATCTGCCCTCTGACTGGCGCGCCGCCGATAAGACAGGCTCCAATGGCGAGACCACCTCAAATGACATCGCCATCCTCTGGCCGCCCAACCAGGCACCCATCATCATCACCGCCTACCTGACCGAGTGTGCCGGCCCAGAGGCAAAGCGTGGCGCCGTCCTGGCCGAAGTAGCAAGGCTTGTCAGAGCCGCGTTGCAGACCGTCTGA
- a CDS encoding AMP-dependent synthetase/ligase has product MLLNVATVNDVFARLGARGEQTVMMWQDASGAWKPITSAELYGRVRALADVLMGWGIGKGDRVALICENRWEWPVVDFATLAIGAVDVPLYPTLTPEHVGYMLRDSNAKVLIVSSADQYAKLAEAGELPDLEHVVVMDAGEFPGAESFSALMAGAAERQSPDATFDARAKAVTPEDLATIIYTSGTTGEPKGVMLTHGNLGSNVNISTGPLGFDKSDSCISFLALSHVTARHTDYAMLCQGVRMAYCPRFDQVVASMQAIKPTILLAVPRVYEKIRQAVEGKSAASPVKSRILKWAVGVGKGHRAETMAGKTPGSLSWKVADKLVYSKIRLAFGGCVKTFISGGAPLGMDSAGWFADTGTRIMEGYGLTETSPVIAVNYPEAYKIGTVGKPLANVECRFAEDGELEVRGPSVFNGYWKKPKETEEAFTADGWFKTGDIGAMDAEGFLSITDRKKELLKTSGGKLIAPQPIENKLKANTLVAEAALVGDRHKFACVLISPNFAALEGWAKGQGVAATDRAALVKDPKVVKLYQGIVDQVNGGLAQYEAMKRMTVVPDEWTIESGTLTPSLKLKRRVVEKQYAPEIAAFYSDEATASR; this is encoded by the coding sequence ATGCTTCTGAATGTAGCGACGGTGAACGATGTCTTTGCGCGGCTTGGTGCGCGTGGCGAGCAGACGGTAATGATGTGGCAGGATGCGTCCGGCGCATGGAAGCCGATTACCTCCGCGGAGCTGTACGGGCGAGTGCGGGCGCTGGCGGATGTGCTGATGGGATGGGGCATCGGGAAGGGTGACCGGGTCGCGCTGATCTGCGAGAACCGCTGGGAGTGGCCGGTGGTGGACTTCGCGACGCTGGCGATTGGCGCTGTCGATGTGCCGCTCTATCCGACGCTTACCCCAGAGCATGTTGGCTACATGCTGCGGGACTCCAATGCGAAGGTGCTGATTGTGTCGTCGGCCGACCAGTATGCGAAGTTGGCTGAAGCTGGAGAGCTTCCCGACCTGGAGCATGTGGTGGTGATGGATGCGGGCGAATTTCCCGGGGCCGAGAGCTTCAGCGCGCTGATGGCAGGAGCGGCGGAGCGGCAGTCCCCCGATGCGACCTTCGATGCGCGGGCGAAGGCGGTTACGCCGGAGGACCTGGCAACGATCATCTACACCTCGGGCACGACTGGGGAGCCGAAGGGTGTCATGCTCACCCACGGAAACCTCGGTAGCAATGTGAACATTTCGACGGGGCCGCTGGGTTTTGATAAGTCGGATAGCTGCATCTCGTTCCTGGCGCTATCGCACGTGACAGCGCGGCATACGGACTATGCGATGCTCTGCCAGGGTGTGCGGATGGCGTACTGTCCACGCTTCGACCAGGTTGTGGCGTCGATGCAGGCGATCAAGCCGACGATCCTGCTGGCGGTGCCGCGGGTGTACGAGAAGATCCGTCAGGCGGTGGAGGGCAAGTCGGCTGCCTCGCCAGTGAAGTCGCGGATTCTCAAGTGGGCGGTCGGGGTGGGCAAAGGACATCGGGCAGAGACCATGGCGGGCAAGACGCCGGGGTCACTGAGCTGGAAGGTGGCGGACAAGCTGGTGTACTCGAAGATTCGGCTGGCGTTTGGCGGGTGCGTGAAGACCTTCATCTCAGGCGGCGCGCCGCTGGGGATGGATTCGGCGGGCTGGTTTGCGGACACTGGCACACGGATTATGGAGGGTTATGGGCTTACGGAGACCTCTCCGGTGATCGCGGTGAACTATCCCGAGGCCTACAAGATTGGCACAGTGGGCAAGCCCCTTGCGAATGTGGAGTGTCGGTTCGCCGAGGATGGGGAGCTTGAGGTACGTGGGCCGTCTGTCTTTAATGGCTACTGGAAGAAGCCGAAAGAGACGGAGGAGGCGTTCACCGCGGATGGCTGGTTCAAGACTGGCGACATCGGTGCGATGGATGCTGAGGGGTTCCTCTCGATCACGGATCGCAAGAAGGAGTTGCTGAAGACGAGCGGCGGGAAGCTGATCGCTCCGCAGCCCATCGAAAACAAATTGAAGGCGAACACTCTGGTCGCGGAGGCCGCACTGGTTGGAGATAGGCACAAGTTTGCGTGTGTGCTGATCTCGCCCAACTTCGCGGCGCTGGAAGGATGGGCCAAGGGGCAGGGAGTGGCCGCGACGGATCGTGCGGCACTGGTGAAGGATCCTAAGGTGGTGAAGCTCTACCAGGGAATCGTCGACCAGGTAAATGGCGGGCTGGCCCAGTATGAAGCGATGAAGCGGATGACCGTGGTGCCGGACGAGTGGACCATCGAGAGTGGGACGTTGACGCCGAGCCTGAAGCTGAAGCGGCGTGTGGTTGAAAAGCAGTATGCCCCGGAAATCGCTGCGTTTTACAGCGATGAGGCAACCGCGTCGCGCTAG
- a CDS encoding acido-empty-quinoprotein group A, producing the protein MTLVFLAGTMLWLPCVRSLAGQNVTAETLLKPPADSWPGYHGDYSGRRHSSLTQITPKNVANLGLAWAFQTGGTAVIKSSPILVDGVLYFTLPDNVWAVDARSGHMLWHYTYPPNKGDHIGQRGVGVYKGYVFFTSPDAHLISLNAKDGSVRWIVQIADVEKGYWATMAPLIVGNHVIIGVGGDLDNLPTFVRSVDPETGKTQWQWDVTPPEGTTEKTTGGTTWMAGTYDPDLNLIYWGTGNPTPVLTGSTRPGDNLYTCSIVALNPDTGKLKWAFQPSPHDTHDWDAVEVPVLVDADFHGKPRKMLMQASRNGYFFVLDRTDGKNLLTVPFTPVNWATGLDKKGQPIPAKEKEPAPDGRLIAPDEGGATNFRSPSFDPKTGLFIVDARPSWSIYFSKPADGTYGWAGGDYGLWSKGVIEAIDYQTGKTRWTHEVGPGGSGSGVLTTESGLTFSGDSHGNFLALATSDGKTLWHAGAGGTIASSPTTYELDGSQYLLTSGGGVLFAWKLPQQ; encoded by the coding sequence ATGACTCTGGTTTTTCTTGCGGGCACCATGCTGTGGCTCCCCTGCGTCCGATCGCTGGCCGGGCAGAACGTAACAGCGGAAACGCTGCTGAAGCCGCCAGCGGATAGCTGGCCCGGCTACCACGGCGACTACTCCGGCAGACGGCACAGCAGCCTGACGCAGATTACGCCAAAGAATGTGGCGAACCTGGGCCTTGCCTGGGCATTCCAGACCGGGGGCACCGCGGTCATCAAGTCGTCGCCGATCCTGGTAGATGGGGTGCTGTACTTTACGCTGCCCGATAACGTCTGGGCGGTTGATGCCCGGTCGGGGCACATGCTGTGGCACTATACCTATCCGCCGAACAAGGGCGACCATATCGGTCAGCGAGGCGTGGGCGTTTACAAAGGATATGTCTTCTTTACCTCGCCGGACGCGCATCTGATTTCGCTGAATGCGAAGGATGGCTCGGTGCGCTGGATCGTCCAGATAGCCGACGTTGAGAAAGGCTATTGGGCGACGATGGCTCCGCTGATCGTGGGCAATCACGTCATCATCGGGGTTGGCGGCGACCTGGATAATCTGCCGACGTTTGTGCGGTCGGTTGATCCGGAGACAGGCAAGACGCAGTGGCAGTGGGACGTGACGCCGCCCGAGGGTACGACTGAGAAGACGACAGGTGGCACAACGTGGATGGCCGGAACGTACGATCCCGACCTGAACCTGATCTATTGGGGCACGGGCAATCCAACGCCGGTGTTGACTGGTTCGACTCGTCCGGGCGACAACCTGTATACCTGCAGCATCGTGGCGTTGAATCCCGACACAGGCAAGCTGAAATGGGCCTTCCAGCCGTCGCCACACGATACGCATGACTGGGATGCGGTCGAGGTCCCGGTGCTGGTCGATGCCGACTTCCACGGAAAACCGCGGAAGATGCTGATGCAGGCCTCACGCAACGGCTACTTCTTCGTGCTGGATCGAACGGACGGGAAGAATCTGCTGACGGTTCCGTTTACTCCGGTGAACTGGGCTACGGGCCTCGATAAGAAGGGGCAGCCGATCCCGGCGAAGGAGAAGGAGCCTGCTCCCGATGGACGGCTGATTGCTCCAGATGAGGGAGGGGCGACGAACTTCCGGTCCCCGAGCTTCGATCCAAAGACAGGTCTGTTTATCGTCGACGCACGGCCAAGCTGGAGCATCTACTTCTCGAAGCCCGCTGACGGCACTTATGGCTGGGCAGGTGGCGACTACGGTCTGTGGAGCAAGGGCGTGATCGAAGCCATCGACTACCAGACAGGCAAGACGCGCTGGACACACGAGGTCGGGCCAGGAGGCTCAGGCTCGGGCGTGCTCACGACGGAGTCCGGGCTGACGTTCTCGGGTGACTCCCATGGGAACTTCCTCGCTCTCGCTACCAGCGATGGAAAGACGCTCTGGCATGCTGGTGCTGGCGGGACGATCGCCAGTTCGCCGACGACCTACGAGCTGGATGGCAGCCAATACCTGCTGACCAGCGGCGGTGGTGTGCTGTTCGCCTGGAAGCTTCCGCAGCAGTAG